The Natrinema sp. DC36 genome includes the window TCGGGAAACGGTGGCGGCGGTACTATCTGGTTTCCGGTAGTCGGCCCGGTTCGGCGCGCTGGCGGGGCTGTCAGCGCATCGGATTCGGGAGGAGCGCGGCTCGTTTCGCATCGCCGACGGCGATTCTGACCGATCGCGGCCGTCGAAAAAGCGTCGCTTCCGCGGTGACTCGAGTCGGTCGATCGGGGAGTCGTCAGTAGTTGTCGTAGACGGTCTTGCTGATGGTGTAGAAGTCCAGTCCGGCGTCGCCCTGCTCCCGATAGGTTTCGCTCGAGGAATCTTTCATGCCGCCGAAGGGAACGTGGAGTTCGAGGCCGGTGGTCTTTTCGTTGACTTTGACGACGCCTGCTTCGATCTCCGCCACGAAGCGGTTGGCCTCGGTGTGATCGTCGGTGACGACGCTCGCGGAGAGCCCGAAGTCGACGTCGTTAGCGACGGCCAGTGCCTCGTCGAAGTCGCTGACGGGGATGACCGCCAGCACCGGGCCGAAGACCTCCTCCTGGGCGATGCGCATCTCGGAGTCGACATCCGAAAAGACTGCGGGCTCGACGAAGTAGCCCTCACGGTCCAGCGCCGACCCGCCGTACTCGAGGGTTGCACCCTCTTCCCGTGCGATGTCGACGTACTCGAGCGTGCTCTCGAGCTCCGACTCGCTAACGTGGGGGCCCATACCGGGATCGTCGAGCCCGTGACCGTGGTCGATCGCGGCGGCGCGGTCGACCACGGCGTCGACGAACTGGTCGTAGACGTCCTCGTGGACGATGGCGCGAGAAGCGGCCGTACACGCCTGCCCGGTCACGCCGAACGCGCCGTCGGCGACGATCTCGGCCGCTTCCTCGACATCTGCCGTGTCGCTGACGACCGTCGGGTTCTTGCCGCCCATCTCGAGCTGGACGCGCTTGCCGTCCTCGGTCGCGGTGTCGTAGACGGTGTTGCCGACAGCCGTGCTGCCGGTAAAGGAGATGGCGTCGACATCCTCGTGACTCGCGATCGTGGAGCCGACCTCGCTCCCGGGCCCGGTGACGACGTTGAGCACGCCGTCGGGGAGGCCCGCGTCGTCAAGCGCCGCGGCCATCTCGTGGACGACGCCGGGCGCGAGCGATGCGGGCTTGATGACGACGGCGTTCCCCGCTGCGAGCGCGGGTGCGATCTTCCAGGCCGGAATGGCGATTGGGTAGTTCCACGGCGTGATCAGGCCCGCGACACCGAGGGGCTCGTTCGTCGTGTAGAGCGTCGTATCGCGTGCGCTGGAGCCCTTGACCGTGCCGCCGAGATCGCTCGCCTTCGCACCGTAGTAGTGGAAGATGTCGATCGCGCGCTGTACTTCGCCGCCGGCCTCGCTCCGGGTCTTGCCCTCCTCGCGGACGAGGAGTTCGGTCAGCTCGTCCTTTCGCTGATCCAGCAGCGATCCGGCCGTCGTGAGGATCCGGCCGCGCTCGGGGCCGGGCGTCGATCCCCAGTCGTCGCTCGCGTCGCGAGCCGCCTCGATTGCTCGCTCGGTGTCGTCCGCGTCGGACTGGGGATAGGTCGCGACGACCGCCGCGGGGTTCGCGGGATCGGTCGTTTCGAAGGTCTCGCCGGTATTCGATTCGCGCCACTCGCCGCTGACGTAGTTCAGCCGCTGGTCTGGCATACAGACGGAGGTCGTCCCGTTCGCTCATAATTCTTGCCGTTCCGACGCTTCCCGCCGCCGAACCGTCCGGGGACGAGACATTTATAATGGATTAGGTAGTTGATGCCCGCATGCGGTATCAGCGCCTATCCACTGGCGACCAGTATAGACTGATCGCTGTCGATGACGACACAGCATACGATCTGACAGCCGTCAAACCGAGACTAGACAGGTTTGGTGAACTCGCTGCGGCGGCGGACATCGCGGGCATCGGGATCGACGAGATGGCGAGCGAGCTCACGGACGAAGCTCCGACGGTCTCTCGCGATTCGCTCACTGACGGGACGCTACCGATCGTGCCGGAGGAGGTCTGGGCAGCGGGGGTCACGTACGAGATCAGCGAGGAGGCCCGCGAAGCCGAGAGCGGGATGCCGGAGATGTACCTCCACGCCTACGAGGCCGAGCGGCCGGAGATCTTCTTCAAAGCGACGCCGAGCCGGACGGTCGGCCCCGGCGAGGCGGTCGGCATCCGAGCCGATTCCTCGTGGGACGTCCCCGAACCGGAACTCGGTATCGTCCTCTACGACGGCTCGATCGTCGGCTACACGGTCGGCAACGACATGAGCAGCCGCGAGATCGAGGGCGAGAATCCGTTGTATCTTCCCCAGGCGAAGATGTACGAGCGCTGCTGCTCGATCGGTCCCTGTATCGCCTCCGCCGCCGAGGTCGGCGACCCTCACGAACTGACGATGTCGATGGAGATCACTCGAGACGGCGAGACCCTCTACGACGGCGAGACCTCGATCGGCAACATGGCCCGTACCTGCGACGAGTTGGTCGAGTACTGGCGGGACCACGACGTCGTCCCCGAACTCGGCGTCCTGCTCACCGGCACCTCCCTCGTTCCGGACGACGGATTCACCCTTCAGCCGAACGACGAGGTCCGCATCGCGATCGACCAGATCGGCGAACTCGTGAATCCGGTCGTCGAAGTCTGATCGGATCGACGTTCTCTCGCTCCCTTCTCGGCAACCCTCGTCCGAACGCGTCCGGTGACGGATGGTCGTTCGAGGCTGGCTGACGAACTCGGACACCGAACGAGGCCATCGAGTCTCGATCGACGGAGCCCGAACCGAGATCCGACCGGTCGGCGAGCCGGTTCGGTTCCGGACTGAGTCCTCGAGACCGCTTTGTAGCCGACCTATCGACTGAGTCGCTGCGAAGCTACGGCGGTGGACATCGATATCGCATAGTACCAGTTCGATAATAAGTGACTATTATATATGGTAATATTATATGGGGAAACGATGTTCGGTTGGATACTACAATCCGGTGGACAAGCGCCACTCGTATCGCTCGTGGTGGGCATCGTCGTGATCGTACTCCTGCTGGTCGTCCTCGACCTACCGGCGTTCGTCTCGCTCGTTATCGCGGGACTCGCGGTCGGCATCG containing:
- a CDS encoding aldehyde dehydrogenase family protein; translation: MPDQRLNYVSGEWRESNTGETFETTDPANPAAVVATYPQSDADDTERAIEAARDASDDWGSTPGPERGRILTTAGSLLDQRKDELTELLVREEGKTRSEAGGEVQRAIDIFHYYGAKASDLGGTVKGSSARDTTLYTTNEPLGVAGLITPWNYPIAIPAWKIAPALAAGNAVVIKPASLAPGVVHEMAAALDDAGLPDGVLNVVTGPGSEVGSTIASHEDVDAISFTGSTAVGNTVYDTATEDGKRVQLEMGGKNPTVVSDTADVEEAAEIVADGAFGVTGQACTAASRAIVHEDVYDQFVDAVVDRAAAIDHGHGLDDPGMGPHVSESELESTLEYVDIAREEGATLEYGGSALDREGYFVEPAVFSDVDSEMRIAQEEVFGPVLAVIPVSDFDEALAVANDVDFGLSASVVTDDHTEANRFVAEIEAGVVKVNEKTTGLELHVPFGGMKDSSSETYREQGDAGLDFYTISKTVYDNY
- a CDS encoding fumarylacetoacetate hydrolase family protein → MRYQRLSTGDQYRLIAVDDDTAYDLTAVKPRLDRFGELAAAADIAGIGIDEMASELTDEAPTVSRDSLTDGTLPIVPEEVWAAGVTYEISEEAREAESGMPEMYLHAYEAERPEIFFKATPSRTVGPGEAVGIRADSSWDVPEPELGIVLYDGSIVGYTVGNDMSSREIEGENPLYLPQAKMYERCCSIGPCIASAAEVGDPHELTMSMEITRDGETLYDGETSIGNMARTCDELVEYWRDHDVVPELGVLLTGTSLVPDDGFTLQPNDEVRIAIDQIGELVNPVVEV